A window of the Lactuca sativa cultivar Salinas chromosome 7, Lsat_Salinas_v11, whole genome shotgun sequence genome harbors these coding sequences:
- the LOC111884240 gene encoding putative pectinesterase/pectinesterase inhibitor 22 — translation MAFPSFAVFSLIYLPLFILVSSQTLSHEEQTMENPLILQACSNIKDERTCLTNVKSFLNEDRPKNHKPDSILTAALKATMKETHIAMQSFTKFTSLSSSSREQMAIEDCKELLDFSVSELAWSLTEMKEIRAGSQNPHSQGNLKSWLSAALSNQDTCLEGFEGTDRHLESFIRGSLTQVTQLISNVLALYTQLHTLPFKPPRNYDDTTNTFFPKWMTEGDKNLMLGSPHGMHVDVVVALDGSGRYRSISEAINDAPNYSNRRYVIYAKRGIYKENIDMKKKKTNIMLIGDGIGATVVTGDRNFMQGWTTFRTATVAVSGRGFIARDITFRNTAGPQNHQGVALRVDSDQSAFYRCSMEGYQDTLYAHSLRQFYRECTISGTIDFIFGNGAAVLQNCKIYTREPLPLQKVTITAQGRKNPNQNTGFSIQDSYVYATKPTYLGRPWKEYSRTVFMNTYMTSMVQPRGWLEWYGNFALSTLWYGEYKNYGPGASMSGRVRWPGYHMAMDASTANYFTVRRFIDGLSWLPGTGVTFSAGLSN, via the exons ATGGCATTCCCAAGTTTTGCGGTTTTTTCTCTCATTTACTTACCCTTATTCATCCTTGTATCCTCTCAAACCCTATCCCATGAAGAACAAACCATGGAGAATCCATTGATTCTTCAAGCTTGTAGCAATATAAAAGATGAAAGAACATGTCTAACCAATGTGAAATCGTTTCTTAATGAAGATCGTCCAAAAAACCACAAGCCTGACTCCATCCTAACAGCCGCCCTAAAGGCGACAATGAAAGAGACACACATTGCCATGCAGAGCTTCACCAAGTTCACGTCGTTATCATCAAGTTCACGCGAGCAAATGGCGATTGAGGACTGCAAGGAACTACTTGACTTCTCGGTTTCTGAACTTGCATGGTCGTTAACCGAGATGAAGGAGATCCGAGCTGGGTCCCAGAACCCTCATTCCCAAGGGAACCTAAAATCATGGCTAAGTGCAGCGTTAAGCAATCAAGATACTTGCCTTGAAGGATTTGAAGGCACAGATAGGCACCTTGAGAGCTTTATAAGAGGAAGCTTAACACAAGTCACGCAACTCATTAGTAATGTATTGGCTTTATACACTCAGCTACATACCCTACCTTTCAAACCACCTAGAAATTATGATGATACAACCAATACCTTCTTTCCAAAATGGATGACTGAGGGCGACAAGAATCTGATGCTTGGAAGTCCACACGGGATGCATGTAGATGTCGTGGTTGCATTGGATGGTTCTGGACGATATCGTTCAATCTCTGAAGCAATCAATGATGCTCCCAACTATAGTAACAGGAGATATGTTATATACGCAAAGAGAGGAATTTATAAGGAGAATATTgacatgaagaagaagaaaaccaATATAATGCTGATAGGGGATGGCATTGGTGCCACCGTGGTAACTGGAGATCGGAATTTCATGCAAGGATGGACTACGTTTCGAACGGCCACGGTTG CGGTCTCTGGTAGGGGGTTTATAGCAAGGGACATCACATTTCGCAACACAGCGGGCCCTCAAAACCACCAGGGTGTTGCGTTGCGCGTGGATTCCGATCAATCTGCATTCTATCGGTGCAGCATGGAAGGCTACCAGGACACCCTCTACGCTCATTCTCTACGTCAATTCTACCGTGAATGCACCATCTCCGGCACCATAGACTTCATCTTTGGAAACGGCGCAGCAGTTCTCCAAAACTGTAAAATTTACACGAGGGAGCCTCTGCCACTGCAAAAGGTGACCATCACAGCTCAAGGCCGTAAGAACCCTAATCAGAATACAGGGTTTTCAATCCAAGATAGTTATGTTTATGCCACAAAACCTACTTATTTGGGAAGGCCATGGAAAGAATACTCTAGAACCGTGTTCATGAATACCTACATGACTTCAATGGTCCAGCCACGAGGGTGGCTTGAATGGTACGGAAACTTTGCGTTGAGCACATTATGGTACGGGGAGTACAAGAATTATGGTCCTGGGGCATCAATGTCAGGACGTGTTCGGTGGCCTGGCTACCACATGGCTATGGATGCATCAACGGCTAATTATTTCACAGTGCGGCGTTTTATTGACGGGTTATCCTGGTTACCGGGGACTGGAGTAACATTCTCAGCaggattatctaattag